The Streptococcus sp. S5 genome contains a region encoding:
- a CDS encoding response regulator transcription factor, producing the protein MYKVLLVDDEYMITEGLKKLIPFDHWNMEVVATAEDADQALDYVREYPVDVVITDVNMPGKTGLQMIAEMKDLIPDAAYIIMSGYQDFEYVKTALNLRVADYLLKPVNKVEMGNILEKIQHQIQQPSQELANRLIHDDISEEEFCRYIAGRNSLWIGIAKEKKGFISSSYQVLGQNLQLFISDQEEEAMIEKAFEPPYKEHFHQFKDLVERSLFYGATPLNQDEEVFHYYEPAYRVIMQGNIQQILEELDWLEKMILEKTPKVSLTKQLFIQFLMDVFHLFEYLQGDDLADVVKKVQEAATFSEMISFIQEELSRFLSHYRMNENVASVLQVISRDYQKELSLKDISQALFINPVYLGQLIKRETNATFAELLNKQRIKAAQQLLLSTNDSIEDICYKVGYSNVGYFYKVFRKLCGKSPKTYRLQVMTEQAEDE; encoded by the coding sequence ATGTACAAAGTCTTATTAGTAGACGATGAGTATATGATTACAGAAGGGTTAAAAAAATTAATCCCCTTTGACCACTGGAATATGGAAGTGGTCGCAACTGCAGAAGATGCAGACCAAGCCCTTGATTATGTGCGAGAGTATCCGGTAGATGTGGTGATCACGGATGTCAATATGCCTGGGAAAACTGGACTTCAGATGATTGCTGAGATGAAGGATTTGATCCCAGATGCTGCCTATATCATTATGTCAGGCTATCAGGATTTTGAATATGTCAAGACAGCTCTCAATTTGCGCGTGGCAGACTACCTGCTCAAACCTGTCAATAAGGTGGAGATGGGCAATATCCTAGAAAAAATCCAGCACCAAATCCAGCAACCAAGCCAAGAGTTGGCCAACCGCTTGATTCACGATGACATCTCTGAGGAAGAGTTTTGTCGGTATATCGCAGGCCGGAATTCACTGTGGATTGGGATTGCTAAGGAGAAAAAAGGTTTTATCAGCTCGTCTTACCAAGTTCTCGGGCAAAATCTTCAACTCTTTATCTCAGATCAAGAAGAAGAAGCCATGATTGAGAAGGCCTTTGAGCCTCCTTATAAGGAACACTTTCATCAATTTAAGGACCTAGTGGAGCGGAGTCTCTTTTATGGAGCGACCCCTCTCAATCAAGACGAAGAGGTCTTCCATTACTACGAGCCGGCCTACCGGGTGATCATGCAAGGAAATATCCAACAGATCTTAGAAGAACTGGACTGGTTGGAAAAAATGATCCTTGAGAAGACACCCAAGGTTTCGCTGACAAAGCAACTCTTTATCCAATTTTTGATGGATGTCTTTCATTTGTTTGAATACCTGCAAGGAGATGATTTGGCCGATGTGGTCAAGAAAGTCCAAGAAGCTGCTACCTTTAGCGAGATGATTAGCTTTATCCAGGAAGAGTTGTCCCGTTTCTTATCCCACTATCGGATGAACGAAAATGTAGCGAGTGTCCTCCAAGTGATTAGCCGTGATTACCAAAAAGAGCTGTCACTCAAGGACATCAGTCAGGCTCTCTTTATCAATCCAGTCTATTTAGGCCAATTGATTAAACGAGAAACCAATGCAACGTTCGCAGAACTCCTCAACAAACAGCGGATTAAGGCTGCCCAGCAGCTCCTCTTATCGACCAATGACAGTATTGAAGATATCTGCTATAAAGTTGGTTACAGTAATGTAGGCTATTTCTACAAGGTTTTCCGTAAACTCTGTGGGAAATCGCCTAAAACCTATCGCTTACAAGTCATGACAGAGCAGGCAGAAGATGAGTAA
- a CDS encoding ABC transporter substrate-binding protein yields MKNWKKYALASASVIALGATLAACGNLTGNNKKSATTEDGKPIIKMYQIGDKPDNLDVLLKNANKIIEKKVGAKLDIQYLGWGDYAQKMNVIISSGENYDIAFANNYVINAQKGAYADLTELYKKEGKDLYKALDPTYIKGNTVNGKIYAVPVAANVASSQNFAFNGPLLEKYGIDVSNVKDYASLEPVLKAIKEKDPNVVPFAMNKSYGGPSDDFDYVAVDGLPFVVDLKGDTTKIVDRYTIPRYVENLKTLHKYYEAGYIPKDVATSDTGYDLSQDTWLVREETVGPADYGNSLLSRVANRKIEIKPFTELYKKNNTTQVANFVISNNSKNKEKAMEVLNLLNTDPELLNGLVYGPEGKNWEKVAGKENRVKVLDGYNGNTHMSGWNTGNNWILYINENVTDEQIAQSKKDLETAKESPALGFIFNTDKVKSEITALTNTLNQFAGAINTGTVDPEVEVPKMLEKLKSEGAYQKVLDEMQKQYDEFLASKK; encoded by the coding sequence ATGAAAAATTGGAAAAAATACGCGTTAGCATCTGCTAGTGTCATCGCTCTTGGAGCTACTCTTGCTGCTTGTGGAAACCTTACAGGGAACAACAAGAAGTCTGCAACAACTGAAGACGGTAAACCAATCATCAAGATGTACCAAATCGGTGATAAACCAGATAACTTGGATGTTCTTCTTAAAAATGCCAACAAGATCATTGAAAAGAAAGTTGGCGCAAAATTGGATATCCAATATCTTGGTTGGGGTGACTATGCACAAAAAATGAACGTTATCATCTCATCTGGTGAAAACTATGATATTGCCTTTGCTAATAACTATGTCATTAACGCTCAAAAAGGTGCTTATGCTGACTTGACAGAATTGTACAAGAAAGAAGGGAAAGACCTTTACAAAGCACTTGACCCAACTTACATCAAAGGGAACACTGTAAACGGCAAGATCTATGCTGTTCCAGTAGCAGCTAACGTTGCATCTTCTCAAAACTTTGCCTTTAACGGACCACTTCTTGAAAAATATGGTATCGACGTTTCAAACGTGAAAGACTATGCTTCTCTTGAACCAGTCTTGAAAGCCATCAAAGAAAAAGATCCAAACGTTGTTCCATTTGCAATGAACAAGAGCTACGGTGGACCTTCAGATGACTTTGACTATGTGGCTGTTGATGGACTTCCATTCGTTGTTGACTTGAAAGGTGACACTACTAAGATCGTTGACCGTTACACAATTCCTCGTTATGTAGAAAACTTGAAGACTCTTCACAAATACTACGAAGCAGGATACATTCCAAAAGACGTAGCAACGAGCGACACTGGTTATGATCTTTCTCAAGATACATGGTTGGTTCGTGAAGAAACAGTAGGGCCAGCTGACTACGGTAACAGCTTGCTTTCTCGTGTAGCAAACCGTAAGATCGAAATCAAACCATTTACTGAACTGTACAAGAAGAACAATACTACTCAAGTAGCTAACTTTGTTATCTCAAACAACTCTAAGAACAAAGAAAAAGCAATGGAAGTGTTGAACCTCTTGAACACTGATCCAGAACTCTTGAACGGCCTTGTTTATGGACCAGAAGGCAAGAACTGGGAAAAAGTTGCTGGCAAAGAAAACCGTGTCAAAGTCTTGGATGGCTACAACGGAAACACTCACATGTCTGGATGGAACACTGGTAACAACTGGATTCTTTACATCAACGAAAACGTAACAGATGAACAAATTGCACAATCTAAGAAAGATTTGGAAACTGCAAAAGAATCTCCAGCACTTGGCTTCATCTTTAACACAGACAAAGTGAAATCAGAAATCACTGCTCTTACAAATACTTTGAACCAATTCGCAGGTGCGATCAATACTGGTACTGTGGATCCTGAAGTAGAAGTTCCTAAGATGCTTGAAAAATTGAAATCAGAAGGTGCTTACCAAAAAGTGCTTGACGAAATGCAAAAACAATACGACGAATTCCTTGCTTCTAAAAAATAA
- a CDS encoding TetR/AcrR family transcriptional regulator, with amino-acid sequence MKRNTEELKEKLISVGIEEIRTNGIDRMSMRTIAQKCGVTHGAPYKHFGSKDRYIQVVMEHLSMFFLKNMIQGIDTSIDARTQLTLMGCNFVRFAQEETYLFEVLFIKFPYNYMELFQETISVNSSLPGFEHFKSVALRLKDEENLSSGDAEILIHFWSFIAGLALLVRSPVGESFKENDVQKTVRTMLDIYIKGDS; translated from the coding sequence ATGAAACGGAATACGGAAGAACTGAAAGAAAAGTTAATTTCGGTCGGCATTGAAGAAATCAGAACTAACGGGATTGACCGGATGTCTATGCGTACAATAGCTCAAAAATGTGGGGTGACTCATGGAGCTCCCTATAAGCATTTTGGAAGTAAAGATAGATATATTCAAGTGGTTATGGAACACTTATCAATGTTCTTTTTGAAAAATATGATACAAGGGATTGATACTTCCATAGATGCAAGAACTCAACTAACTCTGATGGGCTGTAACTTTGTAAGGTTTGCCCAAGAGGAAACCTATCTATTTGAAGTATTATTTATCAAATTTCCATATAACTATATGGAGTTGTTCCAGGAAACTATTTCAGTCAACTCCTCTTTACCAGGATTTGAACATTTTAAGTCGGTAGCGTTAAGACTTAAAGATGAGGAAAATCTTTCTAGTGGTGACGCAGAAATTTTGATCCATTTTTGGAGTTTTATTGCTGGTTTGGCTCTATTGGTAAGGAGTCCTGTTGGAGAAAGCTTTAAAGAAAATGATGTTCAAAAGACCGTCAGAACGATGCTTGATATTTATATAAAAGGAGATAGCTGA
- a CDS encoding ABC transporter permease, which translates to MKKFVRTLRENFIFLLMVLPGAAWLILFFYIPVFGNIVAFKDYHITGEGFIDSVMKSKWVGFDNFKFLFSSKDAYIITRNTVLYNLGFIFLGLIVSVGIAIIFSELRSKRVVKVLQTSMLFPYFLSWVIISFFTDAFLNVDKGLVNHILTSFGMKAINFYSELWIWPALLLFLGIWKGFGYSSVMYYATIMGIDPTYYEAATVDGASKWQRIRNITIPQLSSLITVLTILAVGNIFRADFGLFYQIPHNAGALYSVTNVIDVYVYNGLTKSGDIGMTAAAGLYQSVVGLVLVLISNIIARRIDKNAALF; encoded by the coding sequence ATGAAAAAGTTTGTAAGGACTCTGAGAGAAAATTTCATTTTTCTTTTAATGGTCTTACCTGGTGCAGCGTGGTTAATCTTATTCTTCTATATTCCGGTTTTTGGGAATATCGTAGCATTTAAGGACTATCATATCACAGGAGAGGGCTTCATTGACAGTGTCATGAAGAGTAAGTGGGTTGGCTTTGACAACTTCAAATTCCTCTTTAGTTCCAAAGATGCCTACATTATTACAAGAAACACGGTATTGTACAACTTAGGATTCATCTTCTTAGGATTGATTGTTTCCGTTGGGATCGCCATCATCTTTAGTGAGTTGAGATCAAAAAGAGTGGTCAAGGTGCTTCAAACCTCCATGCTCTTCCCATACTTCTTATCATGGGTTATCATCAGCTTCTTCACCGATGCCTTCCTTAACGTGGACAAAGGATTGGTCAACCACATCTTAACTTCATTTGGTATGAAAGCCATCAATTTCTACTCGGAATTGTGGATCTGGCCAGCGCTTCTCCTCTTCTTAGGAATCTGGAAAGGCTTTGGTTATAGCAGTGTCATGTATTATGCAACCATCATGGGAATTGACCCAACTTACTATGAAGCAGCGACCGTGGATGGTGCGTCTAAGTGGCAACGCATTCGCAACATCACCATTCCTCAGTTGTCTTCCTTGATTACGGTTTTGACCATTCTTGCAGTCGGAAATATCTTCCGCGCAGACTTCGGTCTTTTCTACCAAATCCCGCATAATGCTGGAGCTCTCTATAGTGTAACCAACGTTATTGATGTTTATGTCTACAACGGTTTGACCAAGTCAGGGGATATCGGGATGACAGCAGCAGCCGGTCTTTACCAATCGGTAGTCGGGCTGGTTCTTGTGTTAATCTCAAATATCATTGCCCGTCGCATTGATAAGAATGCCGCTCTCTTCTAG
- a CDS encoding putative RNA methyltransferase yields the protein MNTPIKPKLQRFQTATAFACPICQLDLELVGTSFKCPKGHSFDLAKFGYVNLAPQIKQSKDYDKENFQNRQLILEAGFYEPILTAIGQKIPTSDARILDIGCGEGYYSRKLQEAYPKATFYAFDLSKESVQLAAKSDASWKVNWFVGDLAHLPIQSKSMEVILDIFSPANYAEFERVLKAEGVIIKVVPTSSHLKEIRQLAQDQLTKQSYSNQEILEHFEEHCQILSSETVSLTKRLSPEERQALLAMTPLLFHVDQEKIDWTQLTEITIEAELLVGKIKIQRT from the coding sequence ATGAATACACCGATCAAACCAAAATTACAACGATTTCAAACAGCCACTGCTTTTGCCTGTCCCATCTGTCAACTGGACCTAGAACTTGTGGGGACCAGTTTTAAATGTCCCAAGGGCCATTCTTTTGATTTGGCGAAATTTGGCTATGTCAACCTGGCTCCCCAGATCAAACAATCAAAGGACTATGACAAAGAAAATTTCCAGAATCGCCAGCTGATCTTGGAAGCAGGTTTTTATGAGCCGATTCTAACAGCGATCGGACAAAAAATTCCGACCAGTGATGCCAGAATTTTAGATATCGGTTGCGGAGAAGGCTATTACTCCCGAAAACTACAAGAAGCCTATCCCAAGGCTACTTTCTATGCATTCGATCTTTCCAAGGAATCCGTACAACTAGCTGCCAAGAGTGACGCTAGCTGGAAGGTCAATTGGTTTGTAGGAGATTTGGCTCATTTACCCATTCAATCTAAGAGTATGGAAGTCATTTTGGACATCTTCTCCCCGGCTAATTACGCTGAATTTGAGCGTGTCTTAAAGGCTGAAGGGGTGATTATTAAGGTCGTCCCAACCTCTTCTCATCTAAAAGAGATTCGTCAGTTGGCCCAAGATCAATTGACCAAGCAATCTTACTCCAACCAGGAAATTTTGGAACACTTTGAAGAGCACTGCCAGATCCTCTCATCCGAAACAGTCAGCCTCACCAAGAGGTTAAGTCCTGAAGAACGTCAGGCGCTCCTCGCCATGACCCCTCTTCTATTTCATGTTGACCAAGAAAAAATCGACTGGACTCAACTCACAGAAATCACCATTGAAGCTGAGCTGCTGGTTGGAAAAATCAAGATACAAAGAACGTAA
- a CDS encoding YesL family protein yields MGKIIEFIFTRVYVAMLVTGIFWVLTICGGILLGVGPASATIMSLYAENGMTYKDYHWSRAWELFKENLVPANQVFYTFFAIEGILLYGMYLMIQIPHLNFFQILVLLFNLVFLLVAPLAYAVYLKLQVHFALSYANSIKLSLIGMLLDIRPVLKLILGTALLGVISYYMPALLFFVLIGVWHFFVNDIFDPVYQNIHEKLVS; encoded by the coding sequence ATGGGGAAAATCATCGAGTTCATTTTTACGAGAGTCTATGTTGCCATGCTGGTAACAGGGATTTTTTGGGTCTTGACGATCTGTGGGGGCATCCTTCTAGGAGTAGGACCAGCCAGTGCCACTATCATGAGCCTCTATGCGGAAAATGGCATGACCTACAAGGACTATCATTGGTCACGCGCTTGGGAACTCTTCAAAGAAAATCTGGTTCCGGCCAATCAAGTTTTTTACACCTTCTTTGCCATTGAAGGAATCCTCCTCTATGGCATGTACCTCATGATCCAGATTCCTCACTTAAATTTCTTCCAAATTTTGGTTCTTCTGTTTAATCTAGTTTTCCTCTTGGTTGCGCCTCTAGCTTACGCTGTTTATTTGAAATTGCAAGTGCATTTTGCTCTCTCTTATGCCAACAGTATCAAGCTCAGTTTGATCGGAATGTTGCTGGACATTCGTCCAGTTCTTAAGCTCATCCTTGGAACAGCACTACTTGGTGTCATTAGCTATTATATGCCAGCCCTTCTCTTTTTTGTCTTGATCGGCGTCTGGCATTTCTTTGTCAATGATATCTTTGACCCTGTTTATCAAAATATCCACGAAAAATTGGTATCCTAA
- a CDS encoding YciI family protein, whose amino-acid sequence MFIVNLTYIKPLDEVEKHLEKHIDFLNQYYTKGLFIASGRKNPRTGGIILMRAKNKDAVQEIIAHDPFYQNEIAQYEIIEFEASKYCLELKTLLSDPLDENEEIK is encoded by the coding sequence ATGTTTATTGTAAACCTTACCTATATCAAGCCCCTTGATGAAGTTGAAAAACACTTAGAAAAACACATAGATTTTTTAAATCAGTATTATACAAAAGGTCTTTTTATCGCATCTGGAAGAAAAAATCCAAGAACTGGCGGTATCATTCTCATGAGAGCAAAAAATAAAGATGCTGTCCAAGAAATCATTGCACACGATCCATTCTATCAAAATGAGATTGCTCAATATGAGATCATTGAATTTGAAGCAAGTAAGTATTGTCTAGAATTGAAAACCCTCCTCAGCGATCCATTGGACGAAAATGAGGAAATTAAATAA
- a CDS encoding carbohydrate ABC transporter permease, with protein sequence MKKSTIQKEKIDNVGIHSFSKKSNFFFTLLLTLVGLTCVLPFIFVVMISLTDEQSLAVHGFQFWPAKFGFDGYLFLVQFKDKILQALFITLFVTIVGTACNVFITTTYAYAISRSTFKYRKFFTVFSLLSMLFSAGLVPSYIVTTQLLQLGDTIGALIIPMLLSPFNIILMRTFFKRTIPEAILESARIDGASETRIFFQICLPLSLPGIATISLFTALGFWNDWFNALLYIKSDNLYPLQYLLMQIQNNMDYIAKNVGVSGQLAGAVQSIPRETGRMAMVVVATVPIAILYPFFQRYFVKGLTIGGVKE encoded by the coding sequence ATGAAAAAATCAACCATTCAAAAAGAAAAAATTGATAATGTCGGGATCCATTCTTTCAGTAAGAAGAGCAACTTCTTCTTTACCTTGTTGTTGACCTTGGTCGGCTTGACCTGTGTGCTTCCCTTCATCTTCGTTGTCATGATCTCTTTGACAGACGAACAAAGTTTGGCAGTCCATGGCTTCCAATTCTGGCCAGCAAAATTTGGATTTGATGGTTACCTCTTCTTGGTACAGTTCAAAGACAAAATCTTGCAAGCCCTCTTCATTACCTTGTTTGTGACCATTGTGGGAACAGCATGTAATGTCTTTATCACCACAACTTATGCTTACGCTATCTCACGGAGTACCTTTAAATACCGCAAGTTCTTTACCGTATTTTCACTCCTTAGTATGCTCTTTAGTGCAGGGTTGGTTCCAAGCTACATTGTCACCACTCAACTCTTGCAGTTAGGTGATACCATCGGGGCTTTGATTATCCCAATGTTGCTCAGTCCATTTAACATCATCTTGATGCGGACCTTCTTTAAACGGACCATTCCAGAAGCTATCCTTGAATCCGCTCGGATCGATGGGGCAAGTGAAACACGGATCTTCTTCCAAATCTGCTTGCCATTGTCTCTTCCAGGGATTGCGACCATCAGTTTGTTCACCGCTTTAGGGTTCTGGAATGACTGGTTCAACGCCCTCCTCTATATTAAGAGTGACAACCTTTACCCATTGCAATACCTCTTGATGCAAATCCAAAACAATATGGATTACATCGCTAAAAACGTCGGGGTATCCGGCCAATTGGCAGGAGCTGTACAATCCATCCCACGGGAAACAGGACGTATGGCCATGGTGGTTGTGGCAACAGTGCCAATCGCCATTCTCTATCCATTCTTCCAACGCTACTTTGTAAAAGGCTTGACCATCGGTGGTGTGAAAGAATAA
- a CDS encoding winged helix-turn-helix transcriptional regulator → MLTNKNWNCSMSRVLDVVGGKWRMNILWVINKHKRVRFNQLRREVEGITTISLTRGLDVLIENQLVEKYDFETMPLHTEYELTEKGKSLMPILKDLNQWGKEWLQ, encoded by the coding sequence ATGTTAACAAATAAAAATTGGAACTGTAGTATGTCTCGAGTCTTAGATGTGGTTGGTGGGAAATGGAGGATGAATATATTATGGGTTATAAACAAGCATAAGAGAGTTCGTTTCAATCAATTGAGAAGAGAAGTTGAAGGGATAACAACTATCAGTTTGACACGTGGCTTAGACGTTTTAATAGAGAACCAATTGGTTGAGAAATATGATTTTGAAACGATGCCACTCCATACAGAATATGAGCTGACAGAAAAAGGCAAATCACTGATGCCGATTTTAAAGGACTTGAATCAATGGGGAAAAGAATGGTTGCAATGA
- a CDS encoding NAD(P)H-dependent oxidoreductase: MNVLIIYSHPNETSYNASILQTVQKHLAPEHRVKIVDLYKENFDPVLRFDETHKRRDLQHNEDMKPYRDLLSWADQLIFIFPTWWSGMPAILKGFIDRVFVTGFAYQNGPRGPVGKLDGKAWIITTHNTPKIFLPFSQDYAKVLKSQILKPCGIKPVKMTQVTRVEYMSDRQRKEELEKIAQIAKRI, encoded by the coding sequence ATGAATGTTTTAATAATCTATTCACATCCGAATGAAACAAGTTATAATGCATCAATCCTTCAAACTGTGCAAAAGCATTTAGCACCAGAGCATAGAGTTAAAATAGTAGACTTATATAAAGAAAACTTTGATCCGGTTTTACGTTTTGATGAAACGCATAAAAGGAGAGATTTACAGCATAATGAAGACATGAAACCATATAGAGATTTATTGAGTTGGGCGGATCAGTTGATTTTTATTTTCCCTACTTGGTGGAGTGGAATGCCAGCTATTTTAAAAGGTTTTATTGATCGTGTTTTTGTTACAGGTTTTGCTTATCAGAATGGACCTCGAGGTCCGGTGGGGAAACTAGATGGAAAAGCGTGGATCATTACGACGCATAATACGCCAAAAATTTTTCTTCCTTTTTCTCAAGACTACGCAAAGGTTCTAAAATCTCAAATCTTGAAACCCTGTGGTATTAAACCGGTTAAAATGACACAAGTTACACGAGTGGAGTATATGAGTGATCGTCAACGGAAAGAAGAACTAGAAAAAATCGCACAGATAGCCAAAAGGATATAA
- a CDS encoding sensor histidine kinase, with product MKKIWLSTLLKFYAYVMVVILTIMGLVVAGISWKNQQAEADRIAQRVLTEVVTDLETSYQRVTQEGRSLVENPAKLEGVYRYFTLSPSEYETWRLNAQFPSYIQLSLHKNIDSLYLSNKNIEGIDVTLSDYKTVFVSTRQSKGGKQVSADHYKAPATAIPVPLTDPTTGAGVGIAYITLDQEILTAAIDNARGDLPVAVRIFTPFGKEMYHEGDKEQAKDVKWQTRSTIYGYKVDVVVSESYLVKKGLANLTTFLSIAFLIFLILYLLLRQIFKNYRRQVLDLVDTMNQISQGDSERRIDTSTKDQELLVIGNMINTMLDNMDKNIRDIYQLQLSQKDANMRALQAQINPHFMYNTLEFIRMYAVMQEQDELGDIIYEFSSLLRNNISDERVTTVENELEFCRKYSYLCMVRYPKSIAYGFKIDPGLEKMKIPKFTIQPLVENYFAHGVDHKRKDNVISVKVLQGEGQVIILITDNGRGMKEEQLESIQEMLANRNPRSEIEEKSGRQSIGIVNVHERMLLYFGDRYHIQVFSQPHHGVTYTITIQDE from the coding sequence ATGAAAAAAATCTGGTTAAGTACGCTTTTAAAATTCTACGCCTATGTCATGGTGGTCATTTTGACCATTATGGGTCTCGTCGTAGCGGGGATCTCTTGGAAAAACCAGCAAGCTGAAGCCGATCGGATCGCCCAACGGGTCTTGACTGAAGTCGTGACGGATCTCGAGACCTCTTATCAGCGGGTCACACAAGAAGGGCGTAGTCTCGTTGAAAACCCTGCAAAATTAGAAGGGGTTTATCGCTATTTTACCTTGTCACCATCGGAGTATGAGACTTGGCGATTGAATGCCCAGTTTCCTTCTTATATCCAATTGTCCCTACATAAGAATATTGACAGTCTCTATTTGAGCAATAAAAACATCGAGGGTATCGATGTCACCTTGTCGGATTACAAGACAGTATTTGTCTCTACCCGGCAATCGAAGGGGGGTAAGCAAGTTTCCGCGGACCATTACAAGGCTCCTGCGACAGCCATTCCGGTTCCTTTGACAGATCCGACTACGGGTGCTGGAGTTGGGATTGCTTATATTACTCTGGACCAGGAAATTTTGACGGCAGCGATTGACAATGCTAGAGGAGATCTACCGGTTGCTGTGCGGATCTTCACGCCCTTTGGGAAAGAAATGTACCATGAAGGGGATAAGGAGCAAGCAAAAGATGTTAAATGGCAAACCCGTAGCACGATCTATGGCTACAAGGTGGATGTAGTCGTTTCTGAAAGTTATTTGGTCAAGAAGGGTCTAGCTAACCTGACCACTTTTCTCTCCATTGCTTTCCTGATTTTCTTGATCCTGTACTTGTTATTACGGCAGATTTTCAAAAATTACCGGCGTCAAGTCCTCGATTTGGTCGATACCATGAATCAGATCAGTCAAGGCGATAGTGAACGACGGATTGATACCTCGACCAAGGACCAAGAACTTTTGGTCATTGGTAATATGATCAATACCATGTTAGACAATATGGACAAGAACATTCGGGATATCTACCAGTTGCAGCTCAGCCAAAAAGATGCCAATATGCGGGCCCTACAAGCCCAGATCAATCCCCATTTCATGTACAATACACTGGAATTTATCCGGATGTATGCCGTCATGCAAGAGCAGGATGAATTGGGTGATATTATCTATGAGTTTAGTAGTCTCTTGCGCAATAATATCTCAGACGAGCGAGTGACGACAGTTGAAAATGAGCTCGAATTTTGTCGCAAATACAGCTACCTCTGTATGGTGCGTTATCCAAAATCGATTGCCTATGGCTTTAAGATCGATCCAGGTTTGGAAAAGATGAAGATTCCCAAATTCACCATCCAGCCTTTGGTCGAGAACTATTTTGCGCATGGAGTGGACCATAAACGCAAGGACAATGTGATCAGTGTCAAGGTCTTGCAAGGAGAAGGGCAGGTCATCATCTTGATCACTGATAATGGGCGCGGGATGAAAGAAGAACAGCTAGAAAGCATTCAAGAGATGCTAGCCAATCGCAATCCACGCTCAGAAATCGAAGAAAAGAGTGGTCGGCAGTCCATCGGAATTGTCAATGTCCATGAACGCATGCTGCTCTATTTTGGAGATCGCTACCATATCCAAGTCTTCTCCCAACCTCACCATGGAGTGACCTATACGATAACCATTCAAGATGAATAA